TCTTGTCCCCGGAGGTAGAGCCTGCATAAATATTGCCAATCTGGGAAGAAAGCCCTATATTCCTCTTCATACTTTTATTATTGAGGATATGCTCGATTTAGGATTTTTAATGCGAGGCGAAGTCATCTGGAATAAAGCTTCAAGCAGTAGTCCATCAACAGCTTGGGGCTCTTGGCTTTCAGCTAAAAATCCAACTTTAAGGGATATTCATGAGTATATTCTGATATTTTCCAAGGATATGTTTTCAAGAGAAAACATTGGCAGAAAAAGCACTATTTCAAAAGAGGAGTTTCTGGAATTTACCAAAAGCGTTTGGACATTTCCTGCTGAACCGGCATCAAAAGTTGGCCATCCGGCACCATTCCCGGTAGAATTGCCCTACAGGTTGATTCAGCTTTATACATTTCAGGGCGAAGTTGTGCTCGACCCCTTCATGGGAAGCGGACAGACAGCAATTGCAGCGATCAAGACTGGGCGCTGTTATTTGGGTTACGAGATAAATCAAAAGTATGTGACGCTGGCAGAAAAGCGAATAAAGGATTTTCTCTCAAGTTTTAATCTCCCCAGATTGCTTTGAGCTAAAAAAGGTAAATTGCGGCCAGCGGCAGTTTTGGATGTTATTAGTCAATGTGCAATAATTAGCGCACCGTACTGTACAATTGCCTCCACCCGACCGCAGGTTATATTTACGGAGCAGACACTGCTCGTGATTAAGCCTGAGACGGTGGCAAGGTAGTAAAGGTAAGATTCTTTGCCGGCAGCAGGATTTTAATTATAATGCCGGTGGAGAGTTTATAAACAAAGGAGGCAGGATGTGCGCCGGATTTCAATGGTAGTTCTGACCGCATTTTTTGCCGGCTGGGCGCAGAACTGGGTTGCCCGTTATAATGGACCGGCAAATGATGATGATATCGTTGCCGGCATGGTTTGTGATGAACAGGGCAATGTTTATGTTGCCGGAACGAGCCGGGGTGGGACAATGGGGAGCGATATTGTAATCATTAAATACAGTCCTGCCGGTGAATCGCTCTGGGCGGTAAGGGTGGACGGTGGTGTCCATGGTGACGATGAGGCAAAGGCAGTTGCTTATCGGAACGGCCGGGTGGTGGTTACCGGCAGCACCGCTGAACGCGATTCCCAGTGTACCGACATCATCACGCTGGTCTATAACACTGACGGCTCCCAGCGGCTGCTGGCGACCTTCGGTACCACCAACAGCGACGACGCCGGGCTGGCAGTTGCCATTGACAACAGCAGAAATGTCTATGTTGCCGGGTTTTCAACCGGTGCTACCACCGGCCGTGATATGAGACTGCTGAAATATAATGCCGACGGTTCGCTGGCGTGGATCAGCAGCTACATAACCGCCGAAGATGATTATCCGGTTCAGGTGGCAAGCCCGGTTTATCCGGATGTTTTTATTGCGGGCAACTCCGGCAACTCTGAGGATTATGTTACGCTCCGGGTGAACGGTTTTAACGGCGATACCGTCTGGACCAGAAGGTATGACGGCCCGGCGGGAGGCAGGGATGAAGCCCGCGGGCTGGTGGTTGATCCGGACCGGAATGTTTATGTGACAGGGGTCAGTCATGGCCTTAACACCAATGCCGACTTCACGACGATCAAGTACAGCGCAAACGGCGGGCTGGTCTGGGTGCGACGCTATAACGGAACCTCAGACGGGGTGGACCGGGCAAACAGTATTACCCTTGACAGCAGCGGTTATATCTATGTAACCGGTTGCAGCCAGAGTCCGGACGGTGATTTTGATTTCGCAACCGTCAAATATGACACCAGCGGTGTTGAGCGATGGGTGAGGCACTATGATGATCCGGCAGGAGGAGATGATGAAGCCCGGATGGTCACCGCCGGTCAGGCCGGTTTTATATATGTTACCGGTTATAGTGCCGGCACGGCCACGGGCAGTGATTATCTGACCATAGGATACAGTGAGGATGGGAGCGAGTGTGGATGCTACCGGTATGACGGTCCGGCAGGCGGTGTTGACGAGGCGGCTGCAGTGCTATGTGCTGGCAGCAGGGTTTATGTGACCGGCACAAGCGAGGGGGCGGGTACTGGCTCGGACTTTGCCACACTGGGTTATGAGCCCGCAGGCGTTATCGAGCCGTTACTCACCGTAGGTGCGATTTCCCGATCCCGGTTGACAGTGATCAGAAACGGTTTTTACCGGGCAGATGCCGAAGGGGCGCTGATGGATGCGACTGGAAGACAGGTGATGAGGGTCATTCCCGGAATAAACCTTCTCGGAGAAGTTCATGCCGGTCTGTATTTTGTGTGCGCCGGGACCGGCAACCGGAAGCTGACCAGCGTGGTAGTGATAAAATAGCGGACCTTAATTGACTTCTGCCCACCGCAATTTAAAATTATGCTTTGTGGAGCAGACGCTGCTCGTGATCAAGCCGGATGCGGTGGCAAGGGGGGTGATCGGTGAGATCATCACCACGATTGAGCGTGCCGGACTGAAGATCGCCGGTCTGGTGATGCGCCGGCTCTCCCGTGCCGAGGCAGAGGAGTTCTATGCAATTCACCGGGGTAAGGATTTTTTTACCGGGCTGGTGGAGTTCATCATTTCCGGTCCGGTGGTTGCCCTGCTGGTTGAGGGTGAGAACGCCCGGCAGCGGGTAAGGGAGCTTGCCGGTGCGACCGATCCGGCAAAGGCAAAACCCGGGACGATCAGACAGCGGTTCGGGACTTCGGTCCGGACCAATGCGGTCCATGCTGCCAATCCGGCTGAGGATGTGGAGCGGGAGATCAGATTTTTCTTTGGTAATTTAACTCAACCGTAAGGAGTTCAGAATGAAAAGGTATGCGGTGCTGCTCGTGCCGGTCCTGCTTTTTGCCGGCATGATTACGAAAACACTGGAGTTCAGCCCAACTGAGCTGAGCATTACCAGTGTCAACGGCTATGATGTGGTTCAGCTGAAAAATGCCGGTTCGGTTACCGAGCCGGGCAAGCCGGCGCTGCCGGTGGTGCCGGTGAATGTTGCTGTGCCGGCAAATGCAACGGTGACCGGGATTGAGGTTATTCCGCTGGCGACTGAGGAGCTTGCCGGCAGTTACCGGGTTCATCCGGCACAGGAGCCGGTGGTGCTTTCGGCAAAGAGCCAGCCCGGATTTGTTCCCCCGGACCCGCAGATTTATACCCGGAGTGAGCCGTTTCCGGGCAGGTTTTATGACTGGAACGGCTATACCGGCACGATGATGGGCTGGCGGGTGTGCGGTTTTGGAGTCTATCCACTCCAGTATGAGCCGGCGAGCGGGAGGCTGACTCTTTACCGGCGGCTGCAGGTGAGGGTCAGCTATCAGGAGGGGGCGGTCAGTCCGGTGCGGCTTTCCGAGCGCCAGCTGGTGGCGTTTGCGCCGGCGGTGCGCAGTGTTGTGGTCAATCCGGAGGATGTAGGCGGATTCGCACCCGAGGTCCGGCAGACGGATCAGATGGACTGCGATTATGCGATTATCACCAATGCGACACTGGCTGGCAGTTTTCAGAGTCTGGTTGACTGGCGGACGAAGAAGGGACTCTACACCCGCATCTTCCGCACCGACTCGATCAGTGCCCGCTATCCTGGTCGGGACCTGCAGGAGAAGATCCGGAATTTCATCATTGACTACTGGACCAATCACGGGCTGATCTATGTTCTGCTGGCGGGTGACAACTCACTGGTACCGGCACGCCGGGCAAGGTGTGTGGTCGGAACTACTACCGATGACATTCCGGCCGATCTCTATTATGCGGACCTGCAGTGGTCCTGGGACGGTAACCGGAATAACATCTTCGGCGAGATGAGCGGTGATACGGTGGATCTGTTCTACGACCTGTTTCTGGGCCGGGCATCGGTGGACAATGCGACCCAGGTGAGCACCTTTATCAGCAAGACGCTGTTTTATGAAAAGACGCCGACGACCGACTATTTGCAGCGGATGCTTCTTCCCTATGTGATGCTCTGGTCCTCATCCGGCTATTCGGGCCGGGTGGTCTCAGAGACGATTGCTGCCAAGACCCCATCCGGCTGGACCGATGCCTATATTGCCAACCCGACTACCACCACACCGATGCGGGATTCAATCAACCGGGGATATCATTTCTGTCATGCTGCTGCCCACGGCGATGATTACGGGTTTTACACCGAGAGCGGAACCCCGATTTACACGACCAGCACCGCAAGCGGTCAGACCAACTCGACCCGGCCGGTGATTCTGAACTCGATCGCCTGCATCTCGGGCAATTTTGAGGCTGAGGACTGTCTGGCTGAGGCGCTGATGAACAATGCTAATGGCGGGGCGGTTGCCACGATCATGAACTCCCGTTACGGCTGGGGAACACCACCGACCATGGGTCCGAGTGAGAAGCTGGACTGCATGTTTTATGACTATTACTTCATCGGCGATACGGTGGAGATCGGCAGAAATCACTGTTCAAGCAAGAATGTCTACGGTTACATTGCCCAGAGTCAGGCGGTGTGGCGCTGGTGCTATTATGAGCTGAATCTGTTCGGGGATCCGGCACTGCCGCTGTGGAATGGTGCACCGGGCACGATGAGCGCCCAGAACCGGGATACGATCACGACCGGTGCCCAGAGTTTTCAGGTGACGGTGACGAGCAGCGGTTCACCGGTGGTCGGCGCGCTGGTCTGCTGCTACAAGCCGGGAGAGGTGCATGAGGTCGGGTATACGAACGGCAGCGGGGTTGCGACGGTGACCATCAATCCGTTGACCACAGGGACGCTGTACCTCACGGTCAGCCGCAAGCAGTATCTGCCGGTGGAGAAGATGGTGGTGGTGGTGCCGGGCACACCTCAGCCGTATATCACCATTATCCGGACCTTTGTTGATGACGGGGGCAACAACCAGCTCGATCCGGGCGAGACCGCGGATCTCTATGTGACGGTGAAAAATATCGGCAGTGCCGGGGCAACAAATGTGACGGGCAGACTGCGCACCGCTTCGGGTTATATCACGATGAGCGATTCCACCGCCAGCTACGGGACGCTGAATGCCAATGACACCGCCCGGGGCGACCGATACCGATTGACCGCCAGCGCCTCAACACCGCCGGGCAGCCAGATCAGTTTCACGCTGAATATTATCAGCAACGAAGGCAGCTGGAATCCGACTTTCAGCCTGACGGTCGGCACACCCCAGCAGCCGGGACAGCTCTGGGTCAATCATGATACCGGCAACTGCAAGCTGAGCGTCACCGCGCTCGGTTCAATTGGGTTCACCGAACCGCCGAGTCTGGATCTTGGTGCCGGGTTCTCCTACCCGAAGACGAGCGCGAGTCATCTTTACTATTCAAGTCTGCTGGTGGGTAACAGCGAAAGTTATGTCGTGGACCGGTTCTACGGCCGGCCCGCCTCGAGCATCAATACCGATTTCCAGCTGGTGGACAGTGTGCGGATGATCTTCCCGCCGCAGTCCGGGGATGAGCAGTTCCGGGCGGTCCTGAGTGACGCCGCGCATTCAACCCCCAAAAACCTGCGCATAACTCAGAACAGCTATATGTCGGCACAGCCCGGCTATGATGATTTTGTCGTGCTGGTATATGATATTCAGAATCAGGGCTCAAGTGCGGTGAACGGTCTCTATGCCGGCATCTTTGCCGACTTTGATGTCGGAGCAGATCCGACCCAGAATACGGTGACAAGCAGTGAGGCCAAGCGGTTCAGCTACATGCGGTCCGCATCCAGCGCCAACCCCTGTGTCGGGGTGAAGATCCTTGAGCCGCAGTCTTTTGCCAACCTGTGTGCGATTGACCATGCGCGCTATGTTTATCCCGATTCGGCGATGACCGAGGGGATGAAGTTCCGGATTCTCAATGGCACGGTCAGTCAGCGCAACTCCAACCGCAGCTATGACTGGTCGGTCGGGGTTTCGGTCGGGCCTTTCAATCTCAACCCGGGTGCGAGCCAGCGGGTGGCGTTTGCCTTTGTCGGTGGCACCTCGGCAGCCGATTTTGAAGCCAATGCGGACAGCGCCCAGTCCTGGTATGACAACTATCTCGGGATTCAGGCGGAGGAAGGAGGACAGCGGAGTCCGGAATTTGCCGGTATCAGAATTGTTCCCAATCCGCTTTCCAGCCTGGTCTGCCTGAGTTACAACCTGAATCAGGCAGGACGGGTGCAGGTTGCACTCTATGACATCACCGGCCGGCAGGTTGCCGGTCTTCTTGACCGGCACCTGGAACCGGGCAGACTGGAGCTGCGCTGGGATGCGAGCCGGCTCGCCTGCGGAGTGTATCTGGTGAAGATTACTACACCCGGTGGCATAGATTCCCAGAAACTGGTGATCAGACGCTGAGCCCGGACAGTAAATCAAAAGGGGGTGTCGGCCGACACCCCCTTATTTTTTCTTTCCGGAATTACCTGGTAATCAGCAGTTTCTGGCAGATTTGACCGGTTCCTGTCTGAACAAAGTAGATGCCGGGTGCGAGGCAGGTGGGGAGCACAAATCCATCGGTTTTGGCGGTGAGACCGGAAATGCGGGCACCGGTGCGGTCATAAAGCCGGACCGGCAGCGATCTCAGCGGTGCCGGCTGGAACCGGATGTGATCACCCGGACGGGCAACTCCCGGCACCAGCCGGAAATATCCCGGCAGATTATGGTGGTATTCACTGATGCCGGTGACGGGATGCCGGTAAAGACCGGTGCGCTGCATGTCAAACTGGTAGGTGGGCCACTGCCACCGGTCCCGGAACCAGGGGACATCGGTTTCCCAGATGGTGACGCTCATCGTATTGGCGTTATCATAGGAGACAGCAACGATGTCCATGGTGTCATCGCCGTCAACATCCGCGACGGTGGCACCATTGAGATAGGTCCAGCCCCTTGGCCGCAGGGGCCAGCCGGACACCGGTGTACCGTCATGATGGACCGCATAGAGGTAGCCGAGGGTGTCGGTGTTGGAGAGCAGATTGCTCGTAAAAATTATTTCCATGTCGCCGTCTCCGTCAAGGTCGGCAACGGTGATGTTGCCCTCTGCCGCATCGCCGTTGGGCTGATAAACCGGGAAACCGGGCAGGATTGAGCCGTCAGCACTCAGGGCATAGAGCACCGAGGCACCGCCACCGACCACACCGGACAGACCGCACAGCACCTTGAGCTCACCGTTGAGATAAAGATCAGCAACCGTGGGCGGACAGTAGGTCCAGCGCGGGAAGGGGCAGGGCCAGCCGTCCATAATCGTGCCGTTGTGGCGGAAGACATAGACACCCTGGGTTCCCTGATGCATGGCGACGATGATTTCCAGCGTGTCGTCACCATCAAGATCGGCAAGCGCGGGTGACTGGTAGGAGAACTTGGCGCCGTTGGGACTTGTGACAGGCCAGCCGGGCAGAATGGTACCGTCAGGATGGAGGACATAGAGTGAGTTATAGGAGGCGTAGACGATTTCCGCCTGACCGTCAAGGTTGATATCGCCAACCGCAGCGCCGAGTGCAGGTACATGATCAAGCGAGCAGGGCCAGGCACCGGGCTGACGGGTTCCGTTGTAACGCAGGACATGGAGATGACCGATCGGCCAGTCCCGTTCGCCGACGATGATCTCGAGTGAATCATCGCCGTCAATGTCCGCCAGTGTGGGTGAATCGGCAAAGTTGCCATTGACCAGACCGGTGAAGGGAAATCCGGGCTTGACATTGCCGTTGCGGTCATAGACATAGACCGCACCACCGCTGGTCATTCCCCGGGTACAGATGGCAATCTCAATCTGGCCGTCCCGGTCGATGTCGGCTGCTGCCGCCGCATATTGGCCCATATAGGAAAAACTTTTCGGCCAGCCGGGATAATAGTTTCCATCGTAGCGCCAGACATGCAGCTGTCCGGCAGTTGAGGGCATGATCACCTCAAGCCGGCCGTCAGCGTCAAGATCAGCCAGCGTGGCGCCCCGTGCCGGTCCGAACTGCGGATTGTAGGTTACCTTTTTCGGCCAGCCGGGCATGATTTGGAGCTCGTCGGTTGCCGGCAGACCTGCTGGCAGGTCTGCCGGAGTGATGGTGAGCATACCCGGCACCCTGGTTTGGGTCCCGGTGAACTCAACCTTCAATCCCGGTTGCAGGACAATCAGGAGTACAAGCATTGCGTTCATAAAGCCTCCTTACTCAATTTCAATGCTTTCAACTGTCAGTTCATCACCGCCGGTGATTTCAGCACCGGCATTGCAGGTGCACATTTCTTCAACTGATCCGAACTCCTGTCCGCATTTCGGGCAGCGCAGGCGGAGCGGAGCCGGTCTGAATTCCAGCTCGGCACTTTCCAGTAGCGGATGATCCTTGAGCTGGTCAAAGTAAAACCGGACACATTCGGGGACAACTGAGGAATGTTCCCCAATCAGCAGGGTGATCCGCCGGATTCTGCGGGCACCGTTCTTTTCCGCTTCCCGGATTACCTGACTGATCAGGCTGCTGGTAATGGCAAACTCATGCATCCAGTTTAAGGCAGCGAGTGCAGCAGCCGGGCGGCATTGGAGTCGGCAGGATGACGCCGGAGCCAGTCGGCAAGCAGCGTGCGGGCGCGGTTATAATCGTGCAGGTCGTCAACATAGAGCCGGTAGAGGACATTGACGAGCTGCCATTCATCCGGGTACATCGCCAGCGCCTGCTGGAACATCTTCTCTGCCTCCGGATAGTTGCCCATGCCCTGAGCGATCAGACCGCGCTGGAGTATCAGTTCGAGCCGGAGTCTGGGGTCGTCACCGGCATAGGCGAGTGCCGAATCGACCGCCATCAGTGCCGCGGAGTAGTTACTGCTCAGTGCTGAAAAGCGGGAGTAGTGATAGAAGAGGAGCATCTTCTGCGGTGCTTCCAGTTCGAAACGGAGTGCCGGTTGCAGTGTTGAGCAGGCAGCGGCATAGTTGCCGGCGCGGGCGTATTCCATTGCCAGAAGGAGGTAGGAATGGGCATAGGTGATGAGCAGGCCGCGGGTATTTTCATCCTTCTCCACGCGCGGGTCGAGCATCGATTTCATCTTGAACTGCTCAAACAGGAGCCGGCGGGTGCGGGCGGTGTCAATCTGTCCTTCACCCGGAATCTTTTCCCGTTCGCCGACAACCCGCTGGACCAGACCCTCCAGCCGGAGATAAGGCTGGACATCCTGCATATTGTCGGGG
The sequence above is a segment of the candidate division WOR-3 bacterium genome. Coding sequences within it:
- a CDS encoding site-specific DNA-methyltransferase translates to MVKSQVKNGTRTSAFGSPGRINHDSTPFYTSRLYKGLPKEKIKKYKENPIPDQYLNKILCKTSENMEELPNCSIHLMVTSPPYNVGKQYDEDLTLDEYREFLKRVWMEVKRVLVPGGRACINIANLGRKPYIPLHTFIIEDMLDLGFLMRGEVIWNKASSSSPSTAWGSWLSAKNPTLRDIHEYILIFSKDMFSRENIGRKSTISKEEFLEFTKSVWTFPAEPASKVGHPAPFPVELPYRLIQLYTFQGEVVLDPFMGSGQTAIAAIKTGRCYLGYEINQKYVTLAEKRIKDFLSSFNLPRLL
- a CDS encoding SBBP repeat-containing protein; the protein is MRRISMVVLTAFFAGWAQNWVARYNGPANDDDIVAGMVCDEQGNVYVAGTSRGGTMGSDIVIIKYSPAGESLWAVRVDGGVHGDDEAKAVAYRNGRVVVTGSTAERDSQCTDIITLVYNTDGSQRLLATFGTTNSDDAGLAVAIDNSRNVYVAGFSTGATTGRDMRLLKYNADGSLAWISSYITAEDDYPVQVASPVYPDVFIAGNSGNSEDYVTLRVNGFNGDTVWTRRYDGPAGGRDEARGLVVDPDRNVYVTGVSHGLNTNADFTTIKYSANGGLVWVRRYNGTSDGVDRANSITLDSSGYIYVTGCSQSPDGDFDFATVKYDTSGVERWVRHYDDPAGGDDEARMVTAGQAGFIYVTGYSAGTATGSDYLTIGYSEDGSECGCYRYDGPAGGVDEAAAVLCAGSRVYVTGTSEGAGTGSDFATLGYEPAGVIEPLLTVGAISRSRLTVIRNGFYRADAEGALMDATGRQVMRVIPGINLLGEVHAGLYFVCAGTGNRKLTSVVVIK
- the ndk gene encoding nucleoside-diphosphate kinase, producing the protein MEQTLLVIKPDAVARGVIGEIITTIERAGLKIAGLVMRRLSRAEAEEFYAIHRGKDFFTGLVEFIISGPVVALLVEGENARQRVRELAGATDPAKAKPGTIRQRFGTSVRTNAVHAANPAEDVEREIRFFFGNLTQP
- a CDS encoding C25 family cysteine peptidase, with the translated sequence MKRYAVLLVPVLLFAGMITKTLEFSPTELSITSVNGYDVVQLKNAGSVTEPGKPALPVVPVNVAVPANATVTGIEVIPLATEELAGSYRVHPAQEPVVLSAKSQPGFVPPDPQIYTRSEPFPGRFYDWNGYTGTMMGWRVCGFGVYPLQYEPASGRLTLYRRLQVRVSYQEGAVSPVRLSERQLVAFAPAVRSVVVNPEDVGGFAPEVRQTDQMDCDYAIITNATLAGSFQSLVDWRTKKGLYTRIFRTDSISARYPGRDLQEKIRNFIIDYWTNHGLIYVLLAGDNSLVPARRARCVVGTTTDDIPADLYYADLQWSWDGNRNNIFGEMSGDTVDLFYDLFLGRASVDNATQVSTFISKTLFYEKTPTTDYLQRMLLPYVMLWSSSGYSGRVVSETIAAKTPSGWTDAYIANPTTTTPMRDSINRGYHFCHAAAHGDDYGFYTESGTPIYTTSTASGQTNSTRPVILNSIACISGNFEAEDCLAEALMNNANGGAVATIMNSRYGWGTPPTMGPSEKLDCMFYDYYFIGDTVEIGRNHCSSKNVYGYIAQSQAVWRWCYYELNLFGDPALPLWNGAPGTMSAQNRDTITTGAQSFQVTVTSSGSPVVGALVCCYKPGEVHEVGYTNGSGVATVTINPLTTGTLYLTVSRKQYLPVEKMVVVVPGTPQPYITIIRTFVDDGGNNQLDPGETADLYVTVKNIGSAGATNVTGRLRTASGYITMSDSTASYGTLNANDTARGDRYRLTASASTPPGSQISFTLNIISNEGSWNPTFSLTVGTPQQPGQLWVNHDTGNCKLSVTALGSIGFTEPPSLDLGAGFSYPKTSASHLYYSSLLVGNSESYVVDRFYGRPASSINTDFQLVDSVRMIFPPQSGDEQFRAVLSDAAHSTPKNLRITQNSYMSAQPGYDDFVVLVYDIQNQGSSAVNGLYAGIFADFDVGADPTQNTVTSSEAKRFSYMRSASSANPCVGVKILEPQSFANLCAIDHARYVYPDSAMTEGMKFRILNGTVSQRNSNRSYDWSVGVSVGPFNLNPGASQRVAFAFVGGTSAADFEANADSAQSWYDNYLGIQAEEGGQRSPEFAGIRIVPNPLSSLVCLSYNLNQAGRVQVALYDITGRQVAGLLDRHLEPGRLELRWDASRLACGVYLVKITTPGGIDSQKLVIRR
- a CDS encoding VCBS repeat-containing protein; the encoded protein is MNAMLVLLIVLQPGLKVEFTGTQTRVPGMLTITPADLPAGLPATDELQIMPGWPKKVTYNPQFGPARGATLADLDADGRLEVIMPSTAGQLHVWRYDGNYYPGWPKSFSYMGQYAAAAADIDRDGQIEIAICTRGMTSGGAVYVYDRNGNVKPGFPFTGLVNGNFADSPTLADIDGDDSLEIIVGERDWPIGHLHVLRYNGTRQPGAWPCSLDHVPALGAAVGDINLDGQAEIVYASYNSLYVLHPDGTILPGWPVTSPNGAKFSYQSPALADLDGDDTLEIIVAMHQGTQGVYVFRHNGTIMDGWPCPFPRWTYCPPTVADLYLNGELKVLCGLSGVVGGGASVLYALSADGSILPGFPVYQPNGDAAEGNITVADLDGDGDMEIIFTSNLLSNTDTLGYLYAVHHDGTPVSGWPLRPRGWTYLNGATVADVDGDDTMDIVAVSYDNANTMSVTIWETDVPWFRDRWQWPTYQFDMQRTGLYRHPVTGISEYHHNLPGYFRLVPGVARPGDHIRFQPAPLRSLPVRLYDRTGARISGLTAKTDGFVLPTCLAPGIYFVQTGTGQICQKLLITR
- a CDS encoding hydrogenase maturation nickel metallochaperone HypA; its protein translation is MHEFAITSSLISQVIREAEKNGARRIRRITLLIGEHSSVVPECVRFYFDQLKDHPLLESAELEFRPAPLRLRCPKCGQEFGSVEEMCTCNAGAEITGGDELTVESIEIE